From a single Miscanthus floridulus cultivar M001 chromosome 8, ASM1932011v1, whole genome shotgun sequence genomic region:
- the LOC136472651 gene encoding zinc finger protein ZAT2-like, with product MATPIRLAAAPPARPPQPLSPPPPPPHHDTTLTLSLALPPPPFVCAISPRPVPRPSDGVVARVRSSSLTEDTPPSPCSECGKQFPSWKALFGHMRCHPERQWRGIKKPPHFRHQAVVAAAAAADLQFTEQERETATSLLMLRQGEPGKGKKSILGASPSAKVSCGASTSASSPPPPRCDDHKCSVCARGFATGQALGGHKRCHWEKTTCAEGTTAVATSSGCSASPTSSSQAAPATTLDLNLPPPGMPPLPKKRKRDQGEVLDATLDLKLGFMF from the coding sequence ATGGCCACTCCGATCCGGCTTGCCGCGGctcctcctgctcgtcctccgCAGCCACTgtcgccgcctccaccgccgccccaCCACGACACGACGCTCACGCTGTCGCTGGCTCTTCCACCTCCCCCGTTCGTCTGCGCGATCTCCCCGAGGCCGGTGCCGCGGCCGTCGGACGGCGTCGTCGCCCGGGTGCGGTCGTCGTCGCTCACGGAGGacacgccgccgtcgccgtgcaGCGAGTGCGGCAAGCAGTTCCCGTCGTGGAAGGCGCTGTTCGGCCACATGCGGTGCCACCCAGAGCGCCAGTGGCGCGGGATCAAGAAGCCGCCGCACTTCCGCCACCAGGCCGtcgtggcggcggccgcggccgcggaccTGCAGTTCACAGAGCAGGAGCGCGAGACCGCCACGAGCCTGCTCATGCTGCGGCAAGGTGAGCCTGGCAAGGGCAAGAAGAGTATTCTCGGCGCCTCGCCTAGCGCCAAGGTGAGCTGCGGCGCCAGCACGTCGGcttcttcgccgccgccgccaaggtgCGACGACCACAAGTGTAGCGTCTGCGCTCGGGGGTTCGCCACTGGGCAGGCTCTCGGCGGGCACAAGCGGTGCCACTGGGAGAAGACGACTTGCGCGGAGGGGACGACGGCGGTTGCAACATCTAGCGGCTGCAGCGCGTCGCCAACGTCGTCGTCACAAGCGGCGCCGGCCACCACGCTGGACCTCAACCTGCCGCCGCCAGGGATGCCGCCATTGCCAAAGAAACGGAAGCGTGATCAAGGCGAGGTCTTGGACGCGACGTTGGACTTGAAGCTTGGGTTCATGTTCTAG